A window of the Narcine bancroftii isolate sNarBan1 chromosome 4, sNarBan1.hap1, whole genome shotgun sequence genome harbors these coding sequences:
- the ttll2 gene encoding probable tubulin polyglutamylase TTLL2 has product MANRTESEDLSKSLVFRLHEGTPEIIRDVLLERGWVEYDEEVQDEDDWNLYWRSGFSNSEYENIMPWQRLVHYPNIMGITRKDNLARNLKRMLGIYGANTYNFSPLAFILPNDYTKFVAEYTKDKKANGGKPGYWICKPVDLSRGRGIFIFQDIKDLTYSSSVIVQKYIANPLLISGYKFDLRIYVCVTSFSPLTVYIYQEGLVRFGTEKYNLSTLDNIYAHLTNTSINRFGPSYSIDKERVGTGCKWTMSQFRAFLHSLNINEPLMWQKISNIVTMTLLTITPSIRSPPNCLELFGFDILIDDNIKPWLLEVNYSPALIIECNADMVVKRGLLYDLIDLLNYKEIDMLRQRGYPRPYNTLFRSYPSFCITNSYRNLHSIMPRRRLKNSLKETWSTSMHSHSFLLGHKSCGQSIVYNQDCTSEGQAMDSQKSEMENKFPCTSKLHCSTEEYFKKVHGPTGRVSAHFSDTKGSKKNCKLTRPLPKKTLTSQLRENLNKSTRLLSQDSTERVTLLRRHNTDSDQCFRKLCPRFPSVKLQKYDLASFPQYSISDYDKKPLTRIGDFILTFPFNEVTVKASQEPLNIRVIMQELQKMLKRQVFWESKNQKRKNEPHLETSHRREGFDPLLWGPRNPPLLSEC; this is encoded by the coding sequence ATGGCAAATAGAACTGAATCCGAAGATCTAAGTAAGTCACTAGTTTTTCGTCTGCATGAAGGCACTCCTGAAATCATCCGCGATGTTCTTCTTGAGCGTGGTTGGGTGGAATATGATGAAGAAGTACAGGATGAAGATGATTGGAATCTGTATTGGCGATCTGGTTTTTCCAATTCGGAATATGAGAACATAATGCCTTGGCAAAGACTGGTCCACTACCCAAACATCATGGGCATTACTCGAAAGGACAACCTTGCTCGTAATTTGAAGCGTATGTTAGGGATTTATGGAGCAAATACATATAACTTTAGCCCTTTGGCTTTCATACTTCCCAATGACTACACCAAATTTGTTGCTGAATATACAAAAGACAAAAAGGCTAATGGAGGAAAGCCTGGATACTGGATCTGCAAGCCAGTTGATCTCTCCCGTGGCAGaggaatatttatatttcaagATATCAAAGATTTGACTTACAGTTCTTCTGTTATAGTGCAAAAGTATATTGCCAATCCTCTTCTCATCTCTGGTTACAAGTTTGATTTGCGGATTTATGTTTGTGTCACCAGTTTTTCCCCATTAACAGTCTACATTTATCAAGAAGGTTTAGTGAGGTTTGGGACAGAAAAGTATAATCTTTCAACTTTAGATAATATATATGCTCATTTAACAAATACTAGCATCAACAGATTTGGACCCTCCTATTCAATAGATAAAGAACGTGTTGGAACAGGATGTAAATGGACAATGAGCCAATTCCGTGCTTTTCTTCACAGTTTGAATATAAATGAACCACTAATGTGGCAGAAAATAAGTAATATTGTAACAATGACTCTACTGACAATTACTCCATCCATTCGATCTCCTCCTAACTGTCTTGAACTGTTTGGTTTTGATATCCTAATAGATGATAACATAAAGCCATGGCTGTTGGAAGTAAATTATAGTCCAGCACTAATAATAGAGTGCAATGCTGATATGGTTGTGAAGAGAGGACTATTATATGACCTGATTGATTTATTGAATTACAAAGAGATAGATATGTTACGCCAACGTGGCTATCCAAGACCATATAATACCTTGTTTCGCAGCTATCCTTCCTTTTGTATCACTAACTCGTATAGAAATCTTCATTCCATCATGCCTAGAAGAAGACTTAAGAACTCTTTGAAAGAAACTTGGTCTACCAGCATGCACAGCCATTCTTTCTTACTCGGCCACAAAAGTTGTGGTCAATCTATTGTGTACAACCAAGATTGCACCAGCGAAGGCCAGGCAATGGACTCTCAAAAATCAGAAATGGAAAACAAATTCCCATGCACCAGTAAATTGCATTGCTCCACTGAAGAATATTTCAAAAAGGTCCATGGTCCAACAGGTAGGGTTTCTGCCCATTTTTCAGATACCAAAGGAAGCAAAAAGAATTGCAAGCTCACTAGACCACTGCCAAAGAAGACCTTGACTTCACAGCTGAGAGAAAATCTGAATAAAAGTACCcgacttctttcacaggattccACAGAGAGGGTGACATTGCTGAGAAGGCATAACACAGACTCTGATCAGTGTTTTCGTAAGTTGTGTCCACGGTTCCCTTCAGTTAAATTGCAGAAGTATGATTTGGCATCTTTCCCACAGTACAGCATTTCAGATTATGACAAGAAGCCCCTAACTCGTATAGGTGACTTCATCCTGACATTTCCATTCAATGAAGTGACGGTTAAGGCATCTCAAGAGCCTTTAAATATAAGGGTAATAATGCAAGAGCTGCAAAAGATGCTGAAGAGACAGGTGTTTTGGGAATCAAAGaatcaaaaaagaaaaaatgagCCCCATCTGGAGACCTCTCACAGAAGGGAAGGGTTTGACCCTCTGTTGTGGGGGCCACGTAACCCTCCACTGCTTAGTGAATGCTGA